One region of Aeromicrobium sp. Sec7.5 genomic DNA includes:
- a CDS encoding energy-coupling factor ABC transporter ATP-binding protein, which produces MIELRDATVVVDAPEGPVTLLHPTTLSLGERRIGIIGANGSGKSTLARLFNGLALPAAGHVLVDGLDVARDGREVRRRVGFVFTHPDAQLVMPTPLEDVTLSLRRSVPDKAARRRRAREVLDEIGLGDRADVPVHSLSGGQKQLLALAGVLATDPEVVVADEPTTLLDLRNTRAVADRLFALRQQLVLVTHDLDLARRCDRVLVVDAARVVFDGPATDAVDHYVALTDA; this is translated from the coding sequence GTGATCGAGCTGCGGGACGCGACGGTCGTCGTCGACGCCCCCGAGGGGCCGGTCACCCTGCTGCACCCGACGACCCTGTCGCTCGGCGAGCGCCGGATCGGGATCATCGGCGCCAACGGCTCCGGGAAGTCGACCCTCGCCCGGCTCTTCAACGGCCTGGCGCTCCCGGCCGCCGGGCACGTGCTCGTCGACGGCCTGGACGTCGCTCGGGACGGGCGCGAGGTACGTCGCCGGGTCGGCTTCGTGTTCACCCATCCGGACGCGCAGCTCGTCATGCCGACCCCGCTCGAGGACGTCACCCTGTCGCTCCGGCGCAGCGTGCCCGACAAGGCCGCGCGCCGCAGGCGGGCGCGCGAGGTGCTCGACGAGATCGGCCTCGGGGACCGTGCCGACGTGCCGGTTCACTCGCTGTCCGGCGGACAGAAGCAGCTGCTGGCCCTGGCCGGAGTGCTCGCCACCGATCCTGAGGTCGTCGTGGCCGACGAGCCGACGACGCTGCTCGACCTGCGCAACACCCGGGCCGTCGCCGACCGTCTCTTCGCCCTGCGCCAGCAGCTCGTGCTCGTGACCCACGACCTCGACCTCGCCCGCCGGTGCGACCGGGTCCTCGTCGTGGACGCCGCCCGGGTCGTGTTCGACGGACCGGCGACCGACGCCGTCGACCACTACGTGGCGCTGACCGATGCCTGA
- a CDS encoding biotin transporter BioY: MTATTPATTSTAAPLARRSSPATDLALVTTFAAVIGVCAVLPAINGVANVPFTLQMFGVFLAGAVLGAKRGFIAVALYLAVATAGVPIFTQGQAGPGVWGGATGGYLLAFPIAAFLVGLVATYAVRRGATVFTVAVAVAAAIVTVAVVGTLGTLGMARALDVSLAVAWGYATPFFLADVAKGVIAAIVAAAVHRAFPRLTRG, from the coding sequence ATGACTGCCACGACCCCCGCCACGACCAGCACCGCCGCACCCCTCGCGCGCCGCAGCTCCCCCGCGACCGATCTCGCCCTGGTCACGACCTTCGCCGCCGTGATCGGCGTGTGCGCCGTGCTGCCGGCGATCAACGGCGTCGCCAACGTCCCGTTCACGCTGCAGATGTTCGGCGTGTTCCTCGCCGGTGCCGTGCTCGGCGCCAAGCGGGGGTTCATCGCCGTCGCGCTCTACCTCGCGGTGGCCACGGCCGGCGTGCCGATCTTCACGCAGGGCCAGGCCGGCCCGGGCGTCTGGGGCGGGGCGACGGGGGGCTACCTGCTCGCCTTCCCGATCGCCGCGTTCCTGGTGGGCCTGGTCGCCACCTACGCCGTCCGTCGGGGTGCGACGGTGTTCACGGTCGCCGTGGCGGTCGCCGCCGCGATCGTGACGGTCGCGGTCGTCGGCACGCTCGGCACCCTGGGCATGGCCCGCGCGCTCGACGTCTCGCTCGCCGTCGCGTGGGGCTACGCCACCCCCTTCTTCCTCGCCGACGTCGCCAAGGGCGTGATCGCCGCGATCGTGGCGGCGGCGGTGCATCGCGCCTTCCCGCGCCTCACGCGCGGGTAG
- a CDS encoding TetR family transcriptional regulator, with protein sequence MANTLDDVVDRALSVLDEFGLEFCSMRRVAGALGVQPSALYHHVANKQTLLSLMAARIVADVEVTGDVAGSMTRLRAAMLAIRDGAEVVATAAAFRLEVSATEEALAQQVGLDVARTLLIYVVGHTQSTQLHRQAAEVGAIALDPDLDDSFERGLAIILGSRD encoded by the coding sequence ATGGCGAACACGCTCGACGACGTCGTCGACCGGGCGCTGAGCGTGCTCGACGAGTTCGGTCTGGAGTTCTGCTCGATGCGTCGCGTGGCGGGGGCCCTCGGCGTGCAGCCGAGCGCGCTCTACCACCATGTCGCGAACAAGCAGACCCTCCTGTCGCTCATGGCGGCGAGGATCGTCGCCGACGTCGAGGTCACGGGCGACGTCGCCGGCTCGATGACCCGGCTCCGCGCCGCGATGCTCGCGATCCGCGACGGCGCGGAGGTCGTGGCGACGGCGGCGGCCTTCCGCCTCGAGGTGTCGGCGACCGAGGAGGCCTTGGCCCAGCAGGTCGGTCTCGACGTCGCCCGCACCTTGTTGATCTATGTCGTCGGCCACACCCAGTCGACCCAGCTGCACCGGCAGGCCGCCGAGGTCGGCGCCATCGCTCTCGACCCGGACCTCGACGACTCGTTCGAGCGCGGCCTCGCGATCATCCTGGGAAGCCGGGACTGA
- a CDS encoding class I SAM-dependent methyltransferase, with amino-acid sequence MTHEPQNVVATQNSAHGEGHDYVKGSPHLRHPELRRMIADHLSDLVRETIARKGSCHVAEIGAGHGTFSDFLLAAGARVTVTEASRASAAMLTEKFAGRDDVEVFFDSTGGDIFEHDEQFDGIVCAALLHHIPDYVTFVGDLVPLVEPGGFFYSAQDPTYYPRRKRRTHVAQRGTYFLWRLAQGNYRRGLATRIRRLKGEWTETETSDLVEYHVVRDGVDEQSLETELRQHFEDVELFTYWSTQSPFFQKALGRMDLPSEFGLIGRRRTA; translated from the coding sequence GTGACCCACGAACCGCAGAATGTCGTCGCCACGCAGAACTCCGCTCACGGTGAGGGCCACGACTACGTCAAGGGCTCCCCGCACCTGCGGCACCCCGAGCTGCGCCGCATGATCGCCGACCACCTGTCCGACCTCGTGCGCGAGACGATCGCCCGCAAGGGCTCGTGCCACGTCGCCGAGATCGGTGCGGGCCACGGCACGTTCTCCGACTTCCTGCTGGCCGCCGGCGCCCGCGTCACGGTCACGGAGGCGAGCCGGGCCAGCGCGGCGATGCTCACCGAGAAGTTCGCCGGACGCGACGACGTCGAGGTCTTCTTCGACAGCACCGGCGGCGACATCTTCGAGCACGACGAGCAGTTCGACGGGATCGTGTGCGCCGCCCTCCTGCACCACATCCCCGACTACGTGACGTTCGTCGGTGACCTGGTCCCGCTGGTCGAGCCCGGCGGATTCTTCTACTCGGCCCAGGACCCGACCTACTACCCGCGGCGCAAGCGGCGTACACACGTCGCCCAGCGCGGCACCTACTTCCTCTGGCGCCTGGCCCAGGGCAACTACCGGCGGGGACTCGCCACACGGATCCGACGCCTCAAGGGCGAGTGGACCGAGACCGAGACCTCCGACCTGGTCGAGTACCACGTCGTCCGCGACGGGGTCGACGAGCAGTCGCTCGAGACCGAGCTGCGGCAGCACTTCGAGGACGTGGAGCTGTTCACGTACTGGTCGACGCAGAGCCCCTTCTTCCAGAAGGCCCTCGGCCGGATGGACCTCCCGAGCGAGTTCGGCCTGATCGGCCGCCGTCGCACGGCCTGA